One Peribacillus simplex NBRC 15720 = DSM 1321 genomic region harbors:
- a CDS encoding SDR family NAD(P)-dependent oxidoreductase has protein sequence MKNSLVVRCILLQNINCIAPGPADTPLFQEIGSYNEGIAGALEKAIPFRRLAQPEDIASAVAYFVSEDAGYITGQTLSVNGGLTMV, from the coding sequence GTGAAAAACTCCCTGGTAGTGCGTTGTATACTTTTACAAAACATCAATTGTATTGCGCCAGGTCCTGCTGATACGCCCCTATTTCAAGAAATAGGCTCTTATAATGAAGGTATAGCAGGCGCCTTGGAAAAAGCGATTCCATTCCGCCGGCTAGCACAACCAGAGGATATTGCCAGTGCTGTTGCCTATTTCGTTTCGGAAGATGCAGGGTATATTACGGGGCAAACTCTTTCCGTAAATGGTGGATTAACAATGGTTTAA